The following proteins come from a genomic window of Rutidosis leptorrhynchoides isolate AG116_Rl617_1_P2 chromosome 10, CSIRO_AGI_Rlap_v1, whole genome shotgun sequence:
- the LOC139870575 gene encoding uncharacterized protein, with the protein MKTAKIYGDCTSNLEGKMFLVDLMPIKLGSFDVVVGMDWLSKNKTEIVCAEKAIRIPIDNEQTMMVYGDRNCAKLNLVSCMKARKYLKKGYHAILAHVKEIESNGKRIEDVPIVREFLNVFPEELHGLLPHRSVEFQIDFVPGAAPVARSPYRLAPSELKELLNQLHELLDKGFIRPSYYHGELGFFLSKRKMDPYACSSTIES; encoded by the coding sequence ATGAAGACTGCTAAGATTTATGGAGATTGTACTTCGAACCTAGAAGGAAAAATGTTTTTAGTGGACCTTATGCCAATCAAATTAGGAAGCTTTGACGTGGTAGTTGggatggactggttgtccaaaaaTAAAACTGAAATCGTGTGTGCTGAGAAGGCAATTCGTATACCCATCGATAACGAACAAACAATGATGGTTTATGGCGATAGAAACTGTGCAAAACTGAACCTTGTTTCATGCATGAAGGCACGTAAGTACTTGAAGAAAGGATATCATGCTATACTAGCTCATGTGAAAGAGATTGAATCCAATGGCAAGAGAATTGAAGATGTACCAATTGTTAGGGAATTTCTGAATGTTTTCCCCGAAGAACTTCATGGCCTTCTACCTCATCGATCTGTGGAATTCCAAATTGACTTTGTACCTGGTGCTGCACCTGTTGCTCGATCACCTTATAGGTTAGCACCATCTGAACTGAAGGAGTTGTTGAATCAACTACACGAACTGTTGGATaaagggtttatccgaccaagctaTTACCATGGGGAACTTGGATTCTTTTTgtcaaaaagaaaaatggatccctACGCATGTTCATCGACTATagagagctga